Within Halonatronomonas betaini, the genomic segment GGGCAAAGACACTGGACAGATCATATGCCGACTGGAGACTTCACAGAGGCGATTCTTAACTCATCCTTTGACTGGAATGGTATCAGACAGCCTTACCTGCTGGCAACAGAAAATGATTCTCTAAATGGAATCTCAATGTTATTTAACCATCTTTTATCTAATAGAGCCCAGATATTCTCAGATGTGCGGACATACTGGAGCCTGGAATCGGTTAAGAAAGCAACAGGCTATGAGCTATCAGGAAAAGCAGAGACTGGAATTATTCATCTTAAGAATTCAGGACCGGCTACATTAGATGGTGCTGGCAAGCAAAAAGATGAGAATGGCAACCCTGTAATGAAACCCTACTGGGAGATTTCTGATGATGAGGCTCAGGCCTGTCTGGATGCGACTAGATGGTGTCCTGCTTCAAGGGATTATTTCCCTGCAGGTGGTTTTTCCAGCAAGTATAAGTCAGAGGGCGGCATGCCAATGACAATGAGCAGGATTAATATTATCAAAGGGCTAGGACCTGTATTACAGATTGCTGAAGGTTATTCTATTGACCTGCCGGATGAGGTTCATAAAGAGCTGGATGATAGAACAGACCCGGGCTGGCCGACAACCTGGTTTGCTCCAAAGCTAAGCGGAGAGTTCCCCTTTGAAAATGCCTATCAGGTTATGAATAACTGGGGCTCCAACCACGGAGCTATTAGTTATGGTCATATTGGAGATAAATTAATAACCCTGGCTTCAATGTTAAGGATACCGGTCTCAATGCATAATGTTGAAAATCAGAGGGTATTCAGGCCAAGTTTCTGGAGTTCTTTTGGAACTAAAGATCAGGAAGGTGCGGATTACAGGGCCTGTGATAATTTAGGGCCATTGTATAAATAATAAGTATAAGTAGGTGAATGTTAATGGGCAAGAAACCAGATCAGTTAATTCAATCCATAGATAGAGCTTTTGATATACTGGAATTATTAGTTGAAAAAGGTTCAAGTATGGGTGTAACTGAAATTAGTGAAAGAACAAAGCTTCATAAAAGCACTGTTTATCGATTGCTGGCTACATTAAGGTATCGTGGCTATGTTAAGAAAGATAATCATGAAAAGTATAAAATAGGATTTAAATTGTTTGAATTAGGTAGTTCAGTAATTAATAATATTGATTTACGTTCAGATGCTAAACCATTTTTAAGAGAGCTAATGAATATCTCTGAAGAAACCGTTCATCTCGGGGTTTTAGATGATAATCAGGTGGTATATATTGATAAAGTTGAAAGTGAAAATACAATTAGGATGTATTCAAAAATTGGCAGAAGGAATCATGCTTCCAGTACAAGTCTGGGCAAAGTAATTTTAGCCTATTCAGATCGTGAAGTTGTTGATAAAGTAATCAGGGAAGAAGGTTTAAAAAAGCTTACTGAGAATACAATTACTGATGAGGAACAGTTCAAAAAGCATTTAGCAAAGGTTAGAAGTCAGGGTTATGCAATTGATAATGAGGAACAGGAATATGGGATTCGCTGTATTGCTGGACCAATCTTCGATCATACAGGAGAGGTTATAGCAGCTTTTAGTATTTCAGGCCCAACTATGCGGATGACCAAAGAAAAAGTAGAATCTCTAAAGCCGGTGATTAAAGAATACTCTAAGAAGATTTCTGAATCATTTGGCTGTAATGGATTTTGTTGATCTGTTTATATTATAATTAAGCTAGCCAATAAGAATTATTTATTGCCCCTGTGAATACAGGGGTTTATCTTTTTCGTATCTTAGTATTATTAAAGCACTATGATTAAATTATTAGAGATTATTTTTTAGATAATTAAAAGGTTGTTACTTCAATTGATAATAACAGTCTGTGGTGATATTATAGATATAGGCAGGTTGATTTTAGGGGGGATGACAATTAATACTATTGATTATGAAAAATACTTAGAAAAATATGATGAGACGACAGGGCTTTATCCTGAGGGGTTAGAGAAAATCGGGGAGAAGTATCATGATAAAGGTTATCTGACCAAGGAAGAATTATATGATCTGGCCCATCTTAATTCAACCAGGAGCTCATATCATGTTAAGAAAAATCCTGATGCCAGGGTGGAAAAGGTTACCGAGGTTGCCTATAATTTAGATGATGAATTCTGTCAGCTGGCTCTTTATACAAGTTTAACTGGTATTGGCACCCCAACTGCATCAGCAATTTTGACCAGCCTGGATGATGAGGTTCATTGTGTTATTGATACCAGGGTCTGGGCGACGCTCTGGAGACTGGGGTATTTTGTGAAAGAGAAAGAGAGCTTTAAACCTGAAGATTACATAAAGATTATTGATGTCGTTAGAAGGCTGGCAGCTGATACTGAGCTTACAGTTGCTGAAATTGGTTATGCATTGTTTGCTTATGATGTTGTCCATCGTGAGGGTAATTTACATTAATTAGGAAAAATATAATTTATAAGCGGAGGCGGTAAACCATGGAGTTTTCACAGGAGCAACTTAATGAGCTTGCTGAAAAATTTGAATTTAAGTTAATTGTACTCTATGGTTCGGCTATTACTGGTCAAATGACTGCTGATAGTGATATAGATATAGGGGTTTTTCTAAATGAGGGCAAGGCTTTAGAAAATTATCAGGATATGAGTTTTTTAGCCAAATTGGAGAATGAATTATCTAAAATTTTTGCTGGAAAAGTAAGAGAGATAGATCTCTCTATTCTAAACTTTGCCAGTCCTTTATTAAAGTTTAAAGTAGCTCAAAATGGAAAAGCTATATATGAAAGAGATTCAGGGATTTTCAGAAGATTTCAAGTCAGGGCTATGAAGGAACATCAGGATGCCAGTAAATTTTATGACTTAGAAAAAGATTATATCAGAAGCTTTATAAAAGGAGATAGAAAAGATGACAGACGAAAAGTTAATCCGCCGGAAGTTAAGTAAATTGGTTCAATCTCTGGATGAACTTTCTGAAATTGAAGAATATAGTCTTGAGGAGTATTTGCAGAATTTCTTTATAAGCAGGACTACTGAGCGTTTAATTCAGTTGATCGTAGAGACTGCAACTGATATTAATGGTCATCTGATAATTGAAGCTGGCAGAAAGCCTCCTGAAACTTATTACGACTCGTTTATTATTTTAGGTAGATTAAATATAATTAGTTCTGAACTTGCTGAAAACCTTGCTCCATCAGCAGGGCTCAGGAATAGAATTGTTCATGAATATGATGAGATAATTGATAAAATAGTTTATGAAAGTATTGATGATGCTTTGAACTTATACAGGCAATATGTGAAAGAAATAGAGGAATATTGTTTTAAAGAATAGATACAGTGAAATAGGATGTGGTTTTGGTGGATAAATTTGAGTTATTTGAGGAGATGAGATTTCATCTCCTCGGCCAGGGGTTTGATGTTGAAAATTATAAGGAGATAAATTACGGTCTTCAGTTCAAGGTGAATTTTCAGGGGAAGTCTGAGCTCGTCAGGATTTTTGAGAGCAAAAAGAAAGGGACCAGGCTTGACCTTTCTCAGGTTAAGGATGATGAAATTGCTGAGCTAATCCGGAGAGCAGAGACTGCTGCCTATAAAAAAGGGAAAGCAGCTGGATCTGGAGGAGATGGAAATGACAGAGAAGTTGAGCCAGGTTATAATCTTGATGGCTATGAAAGTTTGATTGGTGTCGATGAATCCGGTAAAGGCGATTATTTTGGCCCCCTGGTTATTGCCGGAGTTTATCTTGATAAAGAGGTTGCTGAAAAGCTGGCCGGTTATGGTATTGCCGATAGCAAGAATTTATCTGATAAGAAAATTAAGAAGCTGGCTGTCAGGATTAAAAGGCATTGCGAATATTCAGTAGTTACAATTAAAAATCCTAGATATAATCAATTACATAAGAAAATTGGCAACCTGAATAAAATTCTGGCCTGGGGTCATGCCCGGGTTATTGAGAATTTGCTGGATAAGGTTAATTGTGATAATGCTTTATCTGATAAATTTGCGAAAAAATATTTGATTGAGAATGCCCTGATGGAGAAGGGCAAGGAGATAGGGCTTGAGCAGAGAGTTCGGGCTGAAAGCAATTTAGCTGTGGCAGCTGCAAGCATTCTGGCCAGGGCAGAGTTTGTGTCTCAACTCCAACAGCTATCAGATGAATATGAGATTGAACTGCCTAAAGGTGCGGCCAATCATATAATCGATGTTGGCCAGAAATTTGTTAAGAAGCATGGCCAGGAAGAGTTAAACCAGGTGGCCAAGTTGCATTTTAAAACTACTGATAAGATACTTAATTTAAGGTTATTTTAGGAGGCGTCGAATGAGACATTTAAGTCATTATTTTTCTAAAAACCCGGTGATTGCAGCAGTTAGAAATGAGAAGGATTTAAAGAAGGCTTTAAAAAGTGATGTTTATGCAATAGTAATTATGAAGATTAGTATTTTGAAGCTGGATGAGATCGTTAAAAAAATTCAGGATCATGATAAGCTTGTCTTTATCCATATAGATTTAATGGTTGGACTTGGCCGGGATAAAGAAGCTGTTAAATATCTGGCCTATAATGAACTCTGCGATGGCATTATTTCGACAAAGGGCCAGCTGGTTAAAGAGGCAATGAAATATGATCTTATGGGAATTCAGAGATTATTTTTACTGGATTCTGAAGCTTTACGAACTGGCAGAAGTATGCTTGATAATAATAGTCCATCAGCCATTGAGGTTCTGCCTGGAGTAGCTGCCCCATACTTAATTAAAAGGATAGATGAAAGAATTTCATGTCCAATAATTGCCGGTGGTTTAATTAGAACTAAAGAGGAAGTCGATGACCTTGTTGACCAGGGAGTTTTTGCAATTTCTACAGGGGAAAAGAGTCTCTGGTAGTTATTGGACTTATAGTCGTTAAACATGTAACAATACTTGACAATTATAATTCTAATATATATAATTAAATCAGTAGAATATATTAGTCAGAGATAAGAGAATGGCTTTAACATCACCAGGGATTTTTATGTCTTGAGAGTTATGATGTTTGAGCCATATTTTTGTCTTTATAGGTTTTTTAACATAATATTAACATCAATTTTACAATATATTAATCTTGAGATAGTAATCTATTTAATAGAAGTTTTAAATAGATTCTATATAATGAAGTTACTTGAAAGCTAATTTCATTAATATCTAATGAAAGGAGGGTGGAGATAGCTTTTAAGATTGGTTTTTAATTTTCATAATATTATTAAAGAAGTGCTTTTTAAAAAACTTAAGGGGGTATATTAAAATTGCGTAAAACAATCGTATTAATGCTAGTTCTTGGTTTAGTATTCTTTGCTGCAGGAGATGTAGCTGCTGATGTAATTGAAATTGAATACTGGCATGCTATGTCAGGTATGACAGAGGACATGATTGAAGAGCAGGTAGAAGCTTTTAATGAACTCCATGATAATATTCATGTAAATGTTGAGTATCAGGGTAGTTATCGTGATGTTCTGGATGCTACACAAGCAGCATATAGAGGCGGTAATCCTCCACATGTAATTCAGAGTTTTGAAATCTCCACAAGACAGCTTATTGATATGGATATTTTTGTTCCATTGCAGGATACTTTAGAAGGGGTAGACTGGGATGTATTTTTAGATCCAGTCACAAATTATTATAATGTAGATGACAGGCTATATTCAATGCCATATAACTCTTCTAATCCTATTCTTTATATAAATCAGGATATTTATGAAGAGGCAGGGTTAGATCCAGATAGTCCTCCAGAAACCTTTGATGAAATGATTGAGCATAGTGAGCAGATTGTTGAAAGTGGAGCTGCAGATTATGGTTGGGTAATGCCTTTACACAGCTGGTTCTTTGAACAATGGATGGCCAATATGGGTCAGGATTTTGCCAACCATGAAAATGGTAGAACAGAGAGACCTGATTCTGTACATTTAGAGTCACAGGCAGCTCAGGACATATTTGAATGGTGGGACTATAATTATCAGAACGATTTATATGTTAACCCAGGTGTAGAGGCCTGGCAGGAATCAAGATCAATTTTTGCAAGTGAGAGCGCTGGTATAGCAATAGATTCAACTGCAGCGATAGCTCCAAAATTAGCTTCTGCAGAAGAGCAGGGCTTTTCAGTAAAGACTGGTTATATGCCAATTCATGATGACTATGAAAGACATGGAACAACTATAGGCGGAGGATCATTATGGGTTATCGATGGACATACAGCTGAAGAGCTTGAAGCAGCAGGTGAATTAGTGATGTTCTTATCAGGTGCTGAACAGCAGGCTGAATGGCATAAAGAAACTGGTTATTTCCCTGTCCATGAAGATGCCATTGATATACTAGAAGATGAAGGCTGGTATGATGAAAATCCAAATCATAAAACAGCTTTAGATCAGCTTCTTGATACTCAGTCAGTTTCATCAACTCAGGGAGCTTTAATTGGTCCATTCCCTGAAATAAGAACCCAGATAACAGATGCTATGCAGTATGTCTGGGGAGAAGAGAAAACTGTAGAAGAAGCATTGATGGATGCTAAAGCAGACTCAGAAGGTATTTTAAGTAACTATCAACGTATAATAGTAGACTAAATATAAACCAGGCTAATTGATATTGCCCGGGAGAAATCCCGGGCTTTTATAAACTGAAAGCTATAAAATATTAGATAGAGCGGGAGTTGAAATAAATGAGTCATCAATTCAAGAGCAAAATAATGCCATGGCTATTTCTTATGCCAACTTTGATTGTGCTGGTATTATTTCTCTATTATCCCATGATTGCAACAGTAGAAACAAGTTTACATCAGACTGCTTTTATGGGAGCCAGGAGAATTTTTGTTGGTCTTGAAAATTTTCAGACCTTAATTTCTTCAAGAAGTTTTTGGCATAGTTTTAGAATTTCTATGTTTTTTTCATTTTTGGTTGTTGGATTAACAATGCCTATCGCCTTTTTATTGAGTATTTTAGCAAACCAGAAGATTAAAGGTGGTAAGTTTTTTAGAACTGCAATGATCTGGCCTTATGCACTTTCACCGGCGATTGCAGGTGTCATCTGGCTATTTATCTTTAACCCAACGATTGGTATTTTAAATTTTGTTCTAGGAGAATTATTTGGGATTAGACCGGACTGGGTCTCCAGCAGGCAGTTTGCATTTATAATGGTTACATTAACAGCTGTCTGGAAACAATTAGGTTACAACATAGTTTTCTTTTTGGCCGGACTGCAAAATGTTCCTGGTCATATGCTTGAAGCTGCAACTATTGATGGAGCTAATCCTATCCAGAAATATGTGAAGATTGTAATCCCTATCATGTCACCAACTATATTTTTCTTATTTACAATGAATCTTATCTACGCATTTTTTACTACATTTGGTATGATCAATGTCATGACTCAGGGTGGACCGATTGATGCAACTAATATTTTGATCTATAACTTATATAGAGATGCCTTCCAGTATGATAATCTAGGTATGGGAGCTGCTCAATCTCTTATCCTGTTTGGTATTGTAACAATTTTAATGATAGTTCAGTTTAAACTGGGAGGAAGGAGAGTTCATTATGGTCAATAATATTGCAAGTCTCTGGGAAGACCTTACAAGTAATAAATATCGGCGTCGAAAAGCATTAAAGAAAATTATAATTCATATTTTAATTGTATTGGCTGTTTTAGTATTGATGATACCTTTACTATGGGCTATTATTGCCAGCACTCAATCTCCAGGACAGATTTATCAGTATCCACCGAGATTGTTGCCAGGTAATGCCTTTGTTCGGAATTTTACTATAGCCTGGCACAGATATAATGTAGGTAGAGGAATGTTAAACTCATTTTATATTGCAGCTGTAGTTTCATTTGTTAAGATTATTTTAGCATTGACCTCAGCTATGGCGCTGGTCTATTATGACTTTCCAATAAAAACCGGAATATTTTTCTTTATACTATTAACATTATTAATGCCAGTTCCAGTTAGAATAGTGCCTTTATTTGATATTGTTAATGATATAGGCTGGGCTAATAGTTACTGGGCTCTAACAGTCCCGTTTTTTGCCTCGGCTACAGGGACTTTTTTATTCAGGCAACATTTTATGAGTATACCAACATCAATAGCTGAGGCTGCCAGAGTTGACGGAATAGGCCCGGTCAGATTTTTAGTTCAGATTTTGACACCTATGTCTAAGAATACAATTGGTGCCTTTGTTGTAATTACTTTTGTTTATGTCTGGAATCAGTACCTCTGGCCGATGCTGATTATTACAACTAGAAGCAGACAGGTTGTTCAGTTATCGATGCAGCAGTTGACAACCTCCGGTCCGGAACAGATAGTGGACTGGGGTGTGGCGATGGCTGGTGCTTTAACAGCACTGATTCCGCCTTTGATTATATTCTTTCTCTTGCAGGAACAGTTTATGAAAGGCTTTGCTCTAAGTGATGAAAAATAGATATTTATATTAATTCATTAAAGCCCTGGGAGACCAGGGCTTTTAATACGTTGTGATAGCAGGGAGTGAGTTCATGAATTATCTTGGAATAGATGGTTGTAGTGGCGGTTGGTTTATGATTGGCGAAGGTAATGATGGAAAAGTGGGATATAACTTATATGATAATATTGAGGCTCTCTGGCTGGATAATAAGGGTCTAAAGCTGGCCTTGATTGACATTCCAATAGGGTTAAAAGAGTCTGGTCCAGAGGAGAGGCGCTGTGATAAACTGGCCAGGCAAATACTGGATAAAAGAAAATATAGTGTCTTTCCTGCCCCCTGTCGCCAGGCTCTAGATGCTGAATTCTGGGAAGAGGCAAATGAAATCAATAAAAAAGTAAGAGGAAAAGGCTTAAGCAAGCAGAGCTGGAATATATCCAGTAAGATCCTGGAGGTTGATAATTTAATTCAATCTGTACCTGAGGTTGATAACCTTTTTAGAGAAGCCCATCCAGAGCTGGTCTTTCAGGCACTGGCTGATCAAAAGGAAATGGAGTTTAATAAGAAGACAGAGGAAGGTTTCCAGGAGAGGTTAGAGCTTCTTGAAAGTTATCTGCCTGATATCCAGGATTTGGTTGATTCTATTCTTAATGATTATTACCGAAAAGATCTGGCCAGAGATGATATACTGGATGCTCTTGGATTGTACTTATCTGCAAAACAAATTGCCATAGATAATTGGGAGCTAGTATCTATTCCAGCTGAGCCAGAATTTGATCCAGAGGGTATTAGAATGGAAATAGTTTATCCAATAAAAAATATAATTTAGTTTAATATTTATTATTATCCTCTGAGAGTGGTGTCTTAAAGCCTTTAATTGATAGTCTCATTAGCCAGGGGCAAAACTGTTGATTGGCTGCAGATTATTTAGGTTTGAAGTTGTAATTATTCCTGCAAAAGTTTTATAAAATATTTTCTTCTTTGCACTACTCGCCTATTTACTTATATAGATAAGTTTTATATAATAAATTAAAGGTAGAATTTTTGTTGGAAGTTTTTTTAGTTTAGAAAGTAATTAGAGTGAAAATATAATACAGCTAGACCGAAGCTATACCGAATCAATATCGAAGCTATAACGAATCTAAAGCGAAGCCAGACCGAAGCCAGACCGAAGCCAGACCGAAGAACGACCGGATTTAGAGCGAATTTGATCTGGAGAAAAATAGGTATAATTTAATCAAAATTATTTTAAATATAGTCATATGATTATTAGAAATCTCAGCTGGATTAACAAATCTGGTTGAGATTTTTTTATTTAATTAAAACATGCAGGAAAATAATTTTTTATCTCTAATTATAGAATATGTAAGCAGTTTTATGGAATGATTTTAAAATGCTATGCAGGAGGCAAAAATATGCCTTATAATAAACGAGATCTTTCAAATATTCCAGTTGAAATTATGAATAGATGGAAAAGTGCGAGTAAGAATATGGCAGATTTACTGGATAAGAATGTTATTACGATTACAAGGGATAATCCTGATTTCTTTGCTATTTTGATTTCTCAGAATAAATTAAAGAAACCTCCGGCTCTGGATACAGTTATAGATGGGAGCAAGGATTTTACATATTCACTTAATTGGCCAGATGACAGGTTGTTTGGTGCTATTATTTTAATGGATAAAGATCGAGATTATGATTTAAAATCACTGGATAAGGCGTTTGAGATTATTAAGGATATGATTGAATCTGATCTTGAATTGATTGTTAATAAGAAGAGGCTGACTGAAAGGGTGAAGGAGCTGGCCTGTATATATCAAATAAGCCAGTTGCTTCTTGAGAATAAGATGGAGCTTGAGGATGTGCTTCTGGAAATTACTAAGATTTTGCCCCGGCATTTTGCCTATCCTGAACTGGCCCGTTGCAGGATAATTTATAATAATTTGATTATCTCTGAAAGGTTAGAGAAACCTGCTGGTAAGAAGCTGGTTGAAGAGGTCAAGCTTTCTAGCGAGGACTATCTTAAAGTGGAGATATATTATAATGGGCAAAATCCAGATGTTGATTTCTTGCCAGAGGAAAGAAAGCTGCTTGAATCTGTTGGCAGCCATGCTGCAACTATTATCAGAAGGATTAATATTGAACAGGAATTAATTGATACAAGAAATGAATTATATACAACTCTATATTCGATAGGTGACGGGGTTATAACTACTGATATGAATGGCAGGATAACTATGATGAATTTTACTGCCAAAAAGATGACTGGCTGGACATATTCTGAGGCTAAGGGCAGGCATTTAAATGAAGTGTTTAAGATTGAAAATGCCAGAACCGGCGAGAAAGTTAAGAACCCAGCTGAAAAGGTAATAGAAGAAGGAAAAATTGTTGGTCTGGCCAATGACACTACTCTTATTAGTAAGTCAGACAAGAGATATCAGATAGCTGATTCTGCTGCTCCGATTAAGGATTTTAATAATGAGATTACTGGTGTGATTCTGGTCTTTTCAGATGTAACAGATGAATATAAGTTTAAAGAAGAGCTTAGACTGGAACAGGAATGGTTGAGCTCTATCTTTGAAACTGGTACAGATCCGATGGCTAAATTAGATGAGCAGCACAGGGTCATTGATATTAATGATAGGTTCACTGAAGTTTTTAAGTATGAGCTAGAGGAAATTAAGGGTATGAATTTAGATGATGTCATGGATAGCTCTAAAGCAGGTACTGCCAACCGAAGGGTTACTGAAGAACTTTTAGAGGGCAGGCAGGTTGAGACCGAAGCGACCCGTTATGATAAATATGGAAATCCTAGAGAATGCCTGATTAGAGGGATTCCTGTGATAGTAGGGGGCGAGCTGGTCGGTGGTTATGGTATCTATATTGATATTACAGAAAGAAAAAGGCAGCAGGAAAAGATTGAATATATGACTTATCATGATAGATTAACTGGATTATATAATAGGACTTATCTGGAAGAGAAGTTGAGTCAGGTTAATTCTGGCGATGAATTTTTTAGTATTTTAATGCTTGATGTGAATGGTTTAAAATTTATTAATGACAGTTATGGTCATGAAATTGGCGATAAGATGTTGGTTAAAGTTTCTAAGACTCTGCAGCAGATCTTTCGAGAAAAGGATACGATAGTTCGCTGGAGTGGAGATGAATTTGTGGTTCTAATGCCGGCAACTGACGAAAAGAAAATTGAGAATATGATTGACCAGATTCGAAACTTAAATCTGGAAGTAAGTATTCCTGGTGGAGAAAACCTGCCTGTATCTCTGGCTGTTGGCTTTGATACTTCGCTTGATTCTGAGGTGGATATTTATGATGTCCTTCATAATGCAGAGGATAAGATGTATCAGGATAAATTATTGACTGATAAGAGTTCGACAAATAAGATTGTCAGAACTTTGCTTTCAACTTTACATGAAAAGAGCCAGGAGACTGAATCCCATGCCCGGCGGATGGAAGATCTTGCAATAAAATTAGGTGAGAAGGTTGGGTTATCATATGTTGAGTTAAACAGGCTATCCCTGCTGGCTGTACTCCATGATATCGGTAAAACCTCAATTCCTGAATCGATATTAAAAAAACCTGGCAGTTTAACTGCGGAGGAATGGGAGAAGATCAGGCAACTTCCAGTTGTAGGGTTTAGGCTCTGTTCATCGATTGATGATTTTTCCCATATTGCTCTGGATGTATTATCCCATCATGAACGCTGGGATGGAACTGGTTATCCCAGAGGGATTGAAGGTGAAAATATACCTCTTCTTGCCAGAATCATAACAATAGTTGATTCCTTTGATGTTATGACCAATGGCAGGCCCTATAAAGAGCCTATGACAGAGGAAGAGGCATTAAAAGAAATTCAGGATTGTGCTGGTAGTCAGTTTGACCCGGAACTGGCTGTGAAATTTATTGAGGTTTTTGAAAACCAGGTTTAATTATTTCCATCTATCCAGTGTCGGTAAATATTCTTCTAGCATCTCCTGTGCTGCTTTTTTGTCCATCTCCTTATTGGCATTGACGACATGGGGGATGCAGATTTGAATCATCTCTTCTATGCTAATATCTGAAGTGTACTCCCCGTCCTGATAGCAGTAATTACAGTAATTTTTGTTAATAGACCCATCCCTGTTTGTCCCGCAGAGATTATCTGCTCCTGCCAGTGGCATCCCACAGCTCTGGCATGAATTGATTGTAGTCATGCTATCTCCTCCTTTTTATATCTTACAAGATAATTATACCACTAACTTAATAAATAATCACCAAAAAGAGATATTTTATCTTGACATTATTAGTATATTCGGTTATAGTAATATATAGGGTTAGTGGTTAAGGATTAGAATAATTGGAGGTTATAGATATGGAAAATGAAGTAGCAGAAGAATTTGAAATTGAAGAACAGTCTTCTGGTTTAGGTTTTTTTGAAAAGTATCTTACAGTCTGGGTGATTTTCTGTATAGTAGCAGGGATATTAATAGGTCGTTATCTTCCAGGAATTCCGGCAACATTAAATAGATTGGAATATGCTCAGGTTTCTATACCTGTGGCGATTTTGATCTGGTTTATGATTTATCCGATGATGGTAGAGATAGATTTTAGCAGTCTATTACAGATTAAAAATCAGGCCAAACCTTTGACAATTGTAACTATAAGTAACTGGTTGATTAAACCATTTACGATGGCGTTTTTTGCCTGGTTCTTTTTCAGACAGGTATTTGGTGGTTTCTTAGGAGTAGAATTGGCCAATCAATATATAGCAGGTGCTATCTTATTAGGCTCGGCTCCATGTACGGCGATGGTCTTTGTCTGGAGTTATTTAACTGATGGTGATCCTAAATATACATTGTTACAGGTAGCACTGGATGATTCAATTTTAGTGTTTGCCTATGCCCCGATTGTAATGTTGCTTTTAGGAGTTACTGATTTTGCAGTCCCCTATGATACAATAATATTATCGGTTGTTCTCTATGTTGTTGTCCCTCTGGTTGCAGGCTATATTTCTAGAAAATATTTAATTAAAAATAAGGGGATAGAGTGGTTTGAGAATGTATTTTTAGATAAATTAAATAATGTTACGATTATTGGTCTATTACTGACTTTAATAATAATCTTTTCATTTCAGGGTGATGCATTAATTAATAATCCCCTGCATGTATTAATAATTGCTATACCTATTACAATTCAGGCATTCTTTATCTTCTTCTTAGTTTATTTTGCTTTTAAAGGCTTTGGCCATAAGCATGAGATAGCCGCTCCAGGCTCGATGATAGGTGCCAGTAATTTCTTTGAACTGGCTGTTGCTACAGCAATCTCTGTATTCGGGATAACTTCAGGAGCTGCCCTGGCCACAGTTGTTGGTATCTTAGTTGAG encodes:
- a CDS encoding carbohydrate ABC transporter permease, which codes for MSHQFKSKIMPWLFLMPTLIVLVLFLYYPMIATVETSLHQTAFMGARRIFVGLENFQTLISSRSFWHSFRISMFFSFLVVGLTMPIAFLLSILANQKIKGGKFFRTAMIWPYALSPAIAGVIWLFIFNPTIGILNFVLGELFGIRPDWVSSRQFAFIMVTLTAVWKQLGYNIVFFLAGLQNVPGHMLEAATIDGANPIQKYVKIVIPIMSPTIFFLFTMNLIYAFFTTFGMINVMTQGGPIDATNILIYNLYRDAFQYDNLGMGAAQSLILFGIVTILMIVQFKLGGRRVHYGQ
- the hepT gene encoding type VII toxin-antitoxin system HepT family RNase toxin, which produces MTDEKLIRRKLSKLVQSLDELSEIEEYSLEEYLQNFFISRTTERLIQLIVETATDINGHLIIEAGRKPPETYYDSFIILGRLNIISSELAENLAPSAGLRNRIVHEYDEIIDKIVYESIDDALNLYRQYVKEIEEYCFKE
- a CDS encoding glycerol-3-phosphate responsive antiterminator is translated as MRHLSHYFSKNPVIAAVRNEKDLKKALKSDVYAIVIMKISILKLDEIVKKIQDHDKLVFIHIDLMVGLGRDKEAVKYLAYNELCDGIISTKGQLVKEAMKYDLMGIQRLFLLDSEALRTGRSMLDNNSPSAIEVLPGVAAPYLIKRIDERISCPIIAGGLIRTKEEVDDLVDQGVFAISTGEKSLW
- a CDS encoding IclR family transcriptional regulator, which gives rise to MGKKPDQLIQSIDRAFDILELLVEKGSSMGVTEISERTKLHKSTVYRLLATLRYRGYVKKDNHEKYKIGFKLFELGSSVINNIDLRSDAKPFLRELMNISEETVHLGVLDDNQVVYIDKVESENTIRMYSKIGRRNHASSTSLGKVILAYSDREVVDKVIREEGLKKLTENTITDEEQFKKHLAKVRSQGYAIDNEEQEYGIRCIAGPIFDHTGEVIAAFSISGPTMRMTKEKVESLKPVIKEYSKKISESFGCNGFC
- a CDS encoding ABC transporter substrate-binding protein, which produces MRKTIVLMLVLGLVFFAAGDVAADVIEIEYWHAMSGMTEDMIEEQVEAFNELHDNIHVNVEYQGSYRDVLDATQAAYRGGNPPHVIQSFEISTRQLIDMDIFVPLQDTLEGVDWDVFLDPVTNYYNVDDRLYSMPYNSSNPILYINQDIYEEAGLDPDSPPETFDEMIEHSEQIVESGAADYGWVMPLHSWFFEQWMANMGQDFANHENGRTERPDSVHLESQAAQDIFEWWDYNYQNDLYVNPGVEAWQESRSIFASESAGIAIDSTAAIAPKLASAEEQGFSVKTGYMPIHDDYERHGTTIGGGSLWVIDGHTAEELEAAGELVMFLSGAEQQAEWHKETGYFPVHEDAIDILEDEGWYDENPNHKTALDQLLDTQSVSSTQGALIGPFPEIRTQITDAMQYVWGEEKTVEEALMDAKADSEGILSNYQRIIVD
- the mntA gene encoding type VII toxin-antitoxin system MntA family adenylyltransferase antitoxin, whose product is MEFSQEQLNELAEKFEFKLIVLYGSAITGQMTADSDIDIGVFLNEGKALENYQDMSFLAKLENELSKIFAGKVREIDLSILNFASPLLKFKVAQNGKAIYERDSGIFRRFQVRAMKEHQDASKFYDLEKDYIRSFIKGDRKDDRRKVNPPEVK
- the rnhC gene encoding ribonuclease HIII, which codes for MDKFELFEEMRFHLLGQGFDVENYKEINYGLQFKVNFQGKSELVRIFESKKKGTRLDLSQVKDDEIAELIRRAETAAYKKGKAAGSGGDGNDREVEPGYNLDGYESLIGVDESGKGDYFGPLVIAGVYLDKEVAEKLAGYGIADSKNLSDKKIKKLAVRIKRHCEYSVVTIKNPRYNQLHKKIGNLNKILAWGHARVIENLLDKVNCDNALSDKFAKKYLIENALMEKGKEIGLEQRVRAESNLAVAAASILARAEFVSQLQQLSDEYEIELPKGAANHIIDVGQKFVKKHGQEELNQVAKLHFKTTDKILNLRLF